The window CACCTGGGGATAACGGTCACGGACATCTCCGCCTCGGTCGACTTCTACACCAGGATCCTCGGCCTCGTCCGCCGGTTCACGGACGAGCGGGACGGATGGACCCGCGTCGGGCTAGAGGTAAACGGCACGATGGTCGAGCTGTTCAGTCCCCACGTCAGCGCGGATCTCTGGCACAGCATTGATCCCTTCTACCCGAAGGATCTCGGCCGGCCCAAGATCGCGCTGACCGTCGCCGACGCCGCGGCGACCTATCAGAGTCTGATCGAGGCGGGCATCACCCCGCTGTGTCCTGTCACCACCACCCGCGTCTCGGCGTTCTTCTTCATCGCAGACCCAGACGGGACTCCCATCCAACTGCAGGAGTTCCTCGACGGTCAGCAGCGCGTGGCCGAACTGTTCGCATAGCTCGACGCCACGCCGCCGAGCACAGATCGACTCCGTCCTGCCGTCTGAGCCCTGAGCCCAGGCGGCAAAACCTCGAACTAACGCCCAGCGCGGCGGGCCTCGTTCGTCCAGATCTCCGCACAGGCCACGCTCAATGGCGCCGGACCGATACCTCGCCCCTTGATCAACATTTTGCGGGAGCCCCGTCGGGCGGGGCTTCGGCCAATATCTCACCGAGGGTGGCCCCACCGCCGCTATGCGGCCGAGGTGAGCGATGCTCGACGCTGTGTCTCGGTCCGGACCTCGGCGACAAGCGCTCGTGCGGTGCGGGCGCTGACCTTGAGCCGCTTGCGCAGGACTTCTGCAGAGATGGAGCGGTGGTGCTGTTCCCAGTGCGCGGCGTCCGCTGCGCGGGCAAGGTCCAGCAGTTCCTCGTCCAGGGGCCGAACAGCACGGCTTCGGGCCGGCACACGAGGCGTGTCTCCCAGCACCCGTGCCGCAGGATGGTCCACGGCGGTCCCTAGGACCGCATCGATTCTGTGGCTGGCGGAATCGACGCTGTGTCAGTCGCGCGGTCCTCGATAACTTTCATGTCTCGTAGCAGGCTTGGCCCGACCTCTGCCCAGCCGATCAGGAAGAGGGGGCCGACGGCGTCGAATACGGCCTTGCCGTAGTTGCCTGGATGAGAGGATCGGCGATGTTCAGGGCGAGGGTGACGACGCCGGCGAAGACCATCAGCCTGTGGGGTGCAACTGGACGGTCAGAGGCGCCGATCTGGGCAAATGACGCATCAGGGATCATGACGGCATGGTGTCGACGGTCGTGTTCCTGCTGATCCGGAGGCTGCTCGGCGTGGCCGGTCTCGGGGGCCGTCCTGATGAGAAGGACGTCGAGATCGCCGTCCTTCGCCACCAACTGGTGGTGCTGCGTCGCCACGTCGCCCGGCCGCGGTACGCCCCGTCCGATCGGATGCTGCTGGCCACCCTGGCTTAGCTCCTGCCCCGTCCGCGCTGGTCGGCGTTCCTCGTCACCCCCGCCACCCTGCTGCGTTGGCACCGCGAGCTGGTCCGCAGACGGTGGACCCAGCCACAGCAGCATCGCGGTCGCCGGCTTGAGGACGCGACGATGCAGTTGGTCCTCCGCTTGGCCCGGGAGAACCCGCGCTGGGGCTACCTGCGCATCGTCGGGAATGCCGCAAGCTGCAGGTCCAGGTATCCGCCGCCTCGGTTCGCGCTCTCCTGCGCCGCCACGGCCTGGGCCCGGCACCCCGCCGCGGCGCCGGGCCGAGCTGGTC of the Pseudofrankia saprophytica genome contains:
- a CDS encoding VOC family protein; this translates as MNQTPAKIVCFSHLGITVTDISASVDFYTRILGLVRRFTDERDGWTRVGLEVNGTMVELFSPHVSADLWHSIDPFYPKDLGRPKIALTVADAAATYQSLIEAGITPLCPVTTTRVSAFFFIADPDGTPIQLQEFLDGQQRVAELFA